Below is a genomic region from Drosophila kikkawai strain 14028-0561.14 chromosome X, DkikHiC1v2, whole genome shotgun sequence.
aaataaaatcttaaaaaaaataataataataaataaataattaattaataataaatgtaaaaataataaaatatgcaataataaataatataaactacttataaaaatcttaaaaaaaaaccaaaataaactaCAACGAAAACTCCCAGTTGAAAGCGTAACAAAAGGTCAccaggttgttgttgttgtcaccCAAGACAACACCcacttatatatttatatataaattctattcCCCATTCAGATCTGCTGCCATCATGAAGACTATATGAAAAATACAAGAGAAAATCCacaaaaaagagagaataCAATTAAAAGGATAAAGGAGCAGGAAATTAACGAAGGGAAATCCGGTAGATAAGGATTTCGACCTGAAGTTATAGGATTTTCTCATTCGATCAAAGcgataccttttttttttgttttctttaatttttttttttttttttttggtggcgCCATGCCACCTAGGCCCCACGGGCCCCCCCTGCCCCTGTCCATGTCTCGTACGGGGTGCAGTCACAGTAATTgtaataattacaattaaaataagcgactgaaaaacaaaacgaaattaaaaaaaaaaaaggaatacaatatcaaataaataaataaaaattatataacaaATAGCCGCCATAAATCGTGAAGTGAAGTGCACTCGCAGTCGCAGTGTCGGCGGCACAGTGAATTCCAGACACAAAATGACTATGAAATCGATGAAGTACTCCGATTGTGATACCATCATGGATGGCTACAATCCGGTGCCGCCGCCCCTGCCCCGCCGAGTGCCCCCCGTGCGAAATATATACGCCGAGCCCTTTGCCCACGAGCCGAACCATTCCAGCAGGTAAATATTGAAGgagaaaaattctaaaaaaatattttgaaataaaagtaTTATAGTTAATATtaggaaattatatttttagagtcttaaattaataaaaatatattttttataaattaaatttggctTTGAAgaagattttaatatttattatttttagtaaagaaagaaattaaaaaattattaaataaaaagaaaaataaataaataattaatgaattaattaattattattagttaacaaatattttcacataaatttatttttataaataacatGAAAAATATGAACATTAAAAATCATgataagcttaaaaaataaatatttgaatcaatttaaaaatcgaaaaattcaatatatttctacttaattttcgaaaaatatatttttaaaaaatatattaactttcaaaaaactttaaaaaaatataagaaattattatttaatataacatatggtacaataataaaaataggtattaaaataatatttaaaaagtatataaaataattttacgattttataataggcatttttcaattttaaatattaaataccaaattttttaagcaaacatTTCAATCAATAGAAATCTTGAAGTatgaaattcaaattatttctGCGTCTgtgatttaataatttaaatatttttaaatgaaaatattcgCTTAATAAATGTACTACTTGTAGGTATTAAATTTCTTGTAGTGTTTTTTTCACCTGCAAATAATTGCAATTAAGTCAAGTGTCATCGCGAATTTACGGCGCCATCAAAATGCCACAGACAAAGTCAAACGGCGATTAtgtgcagcaggagcaggatgaTGAGTAGGAGCCACAGGTCAACTCGGGTCAACAAAATAGCCAAGTTGCTGATAAAATCATTGGCCAAAATATTGCCTCGGTTTTAGGACTTAATTAACATTCAAGTCCCCGGGTCTGTTGGGTTTAAGTTGTGCAGAGTGCAAAGTGCATTTCTGAAATTTAATATGTGTAATATGCCCAGGCAAACGGCTTTTACACACTTGCTTTGAACCCTAATTAAACGCTAGGAAATCAAATGTAATTTCAAGTGAAATGCCTTCGatcataattaaaatgtatatattattttcaattgtagaacattttgtgtgttgtttgttCAAAGAACAAAAGTAATTGCAAGCCAAaggttgttattattttgttgaaaTCTAATATGAGCAACTAAATTGGACAACTGGATACATTATTTCATAAACAAAATGTGTCCGTGTCAATTATGATTCCCTTCGATTAGCAGCAATAAATGCTCAATTTCTCTGTGTTTCTGTTGTAAGTCTTAAAAAGTGTTAACTAGCCAATTAGTTTCGATAGTTTAAACAATAATTGGAAACAAGAGAGAACTTTGTGGGTATATTATCCTGGGAACACGATAAATATTTCCCTGTTTGAAAAGGGTGTCACCCAAAAGGTGTTGTTATGTTTTTCTCTGTGAGAACAGAAGAACGAGTTTCATTTGTAAAAAACTCCATTCTTTGGCGCAATCATCGCCAATTCAAACGCAAGAAACTGGAACACAATTGCAATAAACGCACGCCTCGCTGAGTAGCTCCTATatatttgtttcctttttttttccacatGCCACAGAGTTGCATattaaaaaagggaaaaatatcCGAGTGTGTGTGGAGGCGAAGAGCGCAGATGATAAAGAAATGTCCCATATAAAGCGGCGTGAGTCGAGTGTACAATATGCATTTTCATATCTGAATAAATAGACAGGCGAGAGGTGCGGAGTTGCTCTTCTTCTGGCAgggatataatatatatatgtatatctatatGGTATATATCACGGCCCACAACAATGccccgaggaggaggaggaggagtgaaGCCCGGTAACGAGGGCAGACAGATGGAAGAGCTTACCAGGACGAAAGCGAGGATGAGGGAGCAACAGCGGACAAGTGGTAACCAACAGTCAGCCAACTGATACAAGAGGCTGTCTGCACTAAGAAAAAAATGTCCATTTCAAATggttaaaaattcattaaaagaaatttaaattatacaaactCCAAAGAAAACAAAGTTGCCTAAGGACTCTATTAAAAATAGAACCAATAGAGCTTAGTTTTAAAGCAAAACAGTGTTCCCTCTCTGTtcactctttctctctctgtctttcggtctttctttctctccctctctctccctctctctccctctatTTGCCTCGCATTCTTTCATTCTCTCTTGAATGCTTCACCTGCAATGTACTAGCAAACGAGagagtttatttttagctgctctttgagagtatttaaaatgttgatcaaaatcaattttcgtTCTCTCATTTCTTGCCTGCAATGTACTAGCATGAGAGTTCCTCCTCCACAAGAAGGAGACCATTCTCTTAAGTTCCTTTTTCTGTATGTTTTACAGAGCGGAATCGAATGATCAGAACATATGTTCACTGTTTACTGCTATAACTTTTCTCCCTGTgaacgaaaaaaatatataaaaaaagtggGCAATGTGGGCGTGGCTATGGCTATAGCTTTTGGGTGGCTGGTTATTCGGCAGTGTGGCGCAATATGTTTGCCTGTCAGTTTCATGCATTTCATATCGAAAACCATTCGTACTTTTACTTGAGTGAGTTTTATGAGCAACGAGCCGAGCCTGTAcactctctcacacacacacacacacacacatatgaggatgaggatgctCCACTGGCTACATTGTGTTGTATCCTTTTTCCTATCCAGTTCAAAATGGGATAGTTGCTGGATTGCGGCGGGGATTTTTCGAGAACACGGTTGAGGGGGAGAGAGAGTGTCGAGGCGGACGACATCAGTGGCCCCGTTTATATGCATAGTTTTTGGTTGCTACTGCGATTGCAAACTGCGAAGTGGGTTAGATTGTGTTCCGCTGGCTCTGTGCCTGGGCACGCTTTGcttttatattaaatgaaaattccaATTACTTTTTATGGGGACTACTACTGCCAATGGAATAAAAgaggcggttacactttggcCTCAAACTTGACTAGggattaaaaagaaaaagagattATTAAAGAGCGAGGAAGATTAAAAAGAGAGATCATTAAAGagagaaaatagaaaaagagaTTATTAATGAGAGAAGATAGAAAAAGAGATTACTAAAGACCGaagaagataaaaaaaaaagaaattattaaagaagATAAAAAAGAGAGATCATTGAAAAGCGTAGAGATCTTAGAGGGTTAGGTAAATTataattgataaatatttattaagattttttagagatctatacttttttaaagtattaaaatCGAAGCTTTATACCCTTCTCTCTCGTTTTCTCTTTGAGGTAGCGAACGGgagagtttttattttgttaaactCTGAGTGAGTTTCtctccaaaaaaaattcttgattAATTTTGGGATATAATATGCAAGGCTCTCTCAGAGCACACCGAAACAAAAACTCTCTCTCGTTTTTTCTTTGACGTAGCGAACGGGAgagtttctatttttttacTGCTCTCTAAGAGAGCAGAGTCACATAATTTTGCTCTGTGCTTGATTAAAGCCCCTTGAATGTCAAAGTTCCCCTCGAATgcaaaccgaaaaaaaattacaataaatatttctctttctcttcttCTCTCCCACTCTCTCCACTTGTAGGTAAGTTATGGAATacgaatatatgtatatatatttatatatatagaggagAGCCTGCATATTTGAGGAGGTGCCTAGGCTAGGTTCCTGGAACTGAAAGTGGAGCTGGTGgggaatttaataattcaagTGGCCGGTGAGGGCGAAGGCCTCTCTAATGACCTACttgaaaacaaacaacaacagtgtaacggaaaagagagagaaaaaaagagtATTGCCGAGGGTGGTAGGGTGGGTGGTACGTACCTACCTACCTGTACCCACCTATTCGCACataagtaatttgtgtgtgcttCATGTGGGGGTCAGGTGGTTTGCCAGAAACTTGTTTAGTTTTCGGTTTGGCTTAGTTCGGTTTCagttcagttttcagttgagTTTTccgttttcagttttcagtttcccCGTTTTCAGTTGAGTTGCAgtagttttttttctatttacaATTTTCAGTTGCAAGTTGAGTTTTGAGCTTTTTCGGTGTTTGACTTGCTGCAAGTTGTATTTGAAGTACATTTCGCAGAATATGCTGTGTGGAAAGTAACTAACCCCTTGACCTAGTCCAATCAATATCCTTTTTGGCAAACATTCATCTTGGCTGGCATTATGAGTGAAATGCTGAGCTTTGCTTACCTCCTGGTCttgatttcatataattttcttgtttttttgctttccacacacaaacacaaaagaGACAAGAGTCACAAGGAAAAATCCAAACAGGACACATATCATATATCCTGCCATAAACTATATAcctcttgtgtgtgtgtgtgttgtgtgtgttggctGGGGGGTAGAGAGTCAGTCACAACTCGATTTTGCTCGTTAGACAACATTTGTTTCGGACAGTTGGCAActaatttgttttgaaatggatgtcgagtgtgtgtgtgtgtcctcgACGACCCCCAGGACGAGGCAATGGCAAGAAGGTTCACTGCCAGCAAATTGaataaagcacaaaaaaaaaaaaaaggaaataaggGAAAAGATCCCCTGAAAATAAGGACAAGACAGAGTCAAGCCTGTCCCCTGTAAATATTATGCTAGAATTTTGATAGATTTTGGTAAGGTTAAAGTGGAGGGAGGGGGTTTGGGTTGGGGTAGATTTTATCCCCTCTTTTGGTCTTTAGAAAACCAATTGAGTGTCTTtcccttataaaatatataaaaagaaaagtaaaaaatgccatatttaaatatttatcaaatccttttatcattttttacttgcatataaatttatttcttgatATCAGAACTATTTCCTGCTTTTTGGTTACTTGAAATTGGATAATAAACGCTGCTTTAGGTCTTTGGCTGTGGCCGATTTCTCAGATTCTCCACTAAAGGCTGACACATTGTCCTCGTTgcctaaataatattttaaaaaaattaaattttaaatgaaatttgattagaaaatataacattACTCACCTGGCAACATTCTGTGCTTGCTTCTCTTGTAAATTCGCTGACTTTTCTTGCTCTGTAAACTTCGTGAACTACTAGTCCTTGAAGGTGGAAGACTGGTAATCAAACTCCTACTTCGACTTGGTGTTCTCACAATCGTAGAACTACTAGCTTTTGGAGTTGCTGGTTGGCTGGTGATTAAACTACGACTTTGACTTGGTATTTGGGCAATTGTCACCGATTTACTGGACATTTTTCTGCGGGGAAACGATGATGTTGAAGAAGCGGTGGCCGTCAAAAGATTTCCAGTGACCGCCGCCTTGTTGCTGCTTCCGGGCAAGGATAAAATTGGTGCTGAAATGGAGCTACTAGGTGGCAGCATTAAACGCAGATCCTGATTCTCCTGAAAGAGCCGAGCTCGCAGATTTTTTAAACCCTCCATTTGGGACAATCTATGCTCTTCCATGacccttaaattattttttgcccgctctaaaatatcaaaaactcTGCCCAATTGTTTGCTCTTCTCCTGCTGGCCACGATTGTGGGCCTCGAGTCGTCCTGAGATGGGATTCGGGGATCCACCCGAGCTGGATGGTGTAGGGTTCTTGTCATTTTCcttgtatttttctaaattcTGATTGGCCATGGTTTTTCCAgatttgaattttgatttgtggaattttgaatttagtatttatcaaaaaaataacactCGGTTCAAGGtctacttttatatatttattgaattgcaATGGCCactctaaaatatatataaaataaataaacaataaattggaGTTGCGTTTTTATGGCCACTCTCCAGTGGCCTTTTAGCCAACTCTCAAATTGGTCCAACTATTAAAGTGAAAAACTTTTTACCAGCTTTTTACCAGTTTATGCCAGCTTTTCCCCCCCAGTTTTTCCTTGCTTTTCCTccgcctctctctctcatatTTTGGCAGACAAACTTCAAACTATTGTTGTGGCAAGTCAATGAACTGGCAAAATCGCCTAATATTTCCACACTCCCAGACACTTGTCGTCCGTCCGTTCGTCCTCCtgtttgaaaatgaaaaaaaaagaaaagaggagTTTTTCCCCTGGAAGCTTCATGTTTTGTGCTCTGAATGGCCAAGTATATTAAAAGTCTATTTCTTTTGGCAAGACAATAAAGTAGCGCGAGGGCGCCAGGCGAAAGGACAAAGGCACACGAGAGAAGATGGAGTAGTATGTAGTTGTAGTAGTAGTAGGTGGCCAAGGATTCACGGACTTATGGCGGCTCCTGGCCAGGACTTTGGGTTCTGTGAAGGGGGGACTGTCGGTTCTGGATGGCTATTGTTCTACTTCGCGAAAATAGCGCACATAAAAAGCCAAAGAACGACGGCCataaatgataaaaaaaaggggcAACCCAGAGGCGCAGAAAATTGGGTAGAAAAGGGggggagagagaaagatagaGAATTGGAGAGTTggtctgagagagagagaagaagaATTGCCAAGGCAGGGGAGAAGAAACTGAAGCCGAAGTGGGGATAAATGACAGCCAACTGGCAGTCAGACAGAGGCGTGCACCCAAGGGGGGGTCGGGAAGAGCCAGAAGAAAGACGCAACAAAAAACAGGGAGAAAACCAGAGAAAACCCCCCTAAATACGGGAGGGAAAAAAGGGTGAATCAAGGGAAAAGGAGAAGAAATGGAAGGGAAAACGAAGGAAACACGCGGCAAGGAAAAAGGCCACTAAAATACAATGAAATGCCAGGCCCGACATTCGACATTTTCCAGGGACCCCCACACCCCTGCTCCCTACGCCCCTGTCAATGCCAGCAATGTCTACAAGGAAAAGGGTTAAAAATGTTTCATTGCCTCGACAGGACTGCGAAGACAACATATGCCAATAATTTACGCAATTTagacaaagcaaaaaaaaaagagacaaaaagtaaaggggaaaaaataaaaccaaaaacaagaCAAACCCAGACCAACCGAAAGGAAAATGGGGCCCCAAAAGAATATTTTCTCAAGGCAAATCCATCAGGGGACAAGCAAGAGTTGGGACCCCAAGCAAAAGCCAAAACCTAGCCAAAAACCACCCAAAACCCAACCAAAACCCACCCAAAGACGCCACCCAAAACCCATCCAGAACCCACCCAAAACCCCCCTCAAAAACCCCACCCTTTAACCCCTTCCCAAAAAGCAAACCGAATTGATGctcaattttatattttaaatgttattcaaATTGTGTCACATTTCTCAGTGTAATGGCTTGGAATTGTCTGCAGAGCAGAGaatcaaccaaaaaaaatataaaaaaaagaaaagggttCCAACCACGCCCTTTTCGCCCACTTAACCCCCCCTTTATGTGTTGCGGCTTGTTTTTTTGGAGTAAAAGAAACTCCCCTCGAATCGTTGCTCATTGCGCCTAACccccattttatttattgactcTCATTTCTCCCCCGGGGGGTTGCTACACGTACTATGTATCCACTATATAGTATTGGGAGTATAGGGAGGAGAGGAGATGCCATAGAAATGAGCGATGCTCGGGCGATTTACAATGCGCTAAGTTAATTAGCCGCAGCcaaacgacaacgacgaccaCGACGACGACAATAAGAACGAAGAGTTGGCCATCGCAACTGACCCTCAAAGGTtgccaaaggcaaaggcaaagggcCAGGCGTTTACTTTTGCGGAAATTGCGTCATTAACAGGCGCTTAGTATAGTTTTTGTGTGATGTATAAATACAATagggatatatatgtatgtgcatataaATACCCTTCAGTTCCAGAATTCCTGGCCCGTCCGATTCCTCGCGGTAtgttcgaaaaacaaaaacaaattacatgggCCTCGTTCAGCGAAGTTCGAAACAAAATAGCCGAAACAAATTCTACCTACGCTCGGCTACTGCCGAGGGCTTCACGAAGTTCGATCCtcatatttgttattgttttcgatCTCTGTTCGAAGCAGCGGTTGCGAGAGTTCGTAaattagagagagatggagatggaaggaagggaggaaagaaaattggtgtaaaaaacaaagagtatTGCACCGACGGCAGAAtgacctttttaaaataagtaggaatatttaaaaatattaaagattatatttaattaatttttacgtaTAAAATCATGTGGTATATAAGCACTTAAGAAAATGTGCTTTTGACTTGGCCGAAATGTTCACGTTTGATTATCAGCCCTTTGTGAATCTAATTACAAGGCATTGCCTTGTCGGCTATACCCTGACACGCGAGAATTTTCGGTCTTCGGTTTTGTCTTCTAATTCTCTTTGCATTTTGAGTTGACTGCTGTTGCATTCAGAAGTGTTTTGCGTATTAGTTgcgtaaaaatgaaatattataaggtaagtggaacttatttgcattcaattattaattttaattgcagaaTTGACGATTAAAATGGATGCGACTTCAACCTAGACGGTGTGAATGGGATTTAGTACGGATTTACGAAGTTTTTTTGTCCAGTTTAAGTTGGTATGTATAAATTTGTGCAAAGTACTGCAATTTACGATttgacatatgtatgtatttaatttacagataGAACAAGTTCCTTAAAGGACCCAGCAGCCGGCAGAGAAGGCTCCGTGACACGCAgttacataaatacatatatgtatgtacatacatatgtttaaTTATGCAGAAATATGTAATGCTACCAGAAAAAgtgaacataaataaaaatttacaatccataaataaataaggaataaaTTACATCTGATTTTTACTAGGAAGGGGGGATTTTTCAGGAATTTTCTATAGGTTTTCATCTGGGATTCCTGGCGGATTCCGCTAGCGAATCCCGCGGGATTTCTCGACGATTCCCGCAGGTTTCCTTGACGATGCCCGCCAGCCATTCCCGCGGGATTCCTCGTCGATTCCTGCAGGATTCGAGTTCGAAATTCCCGGGGACTGTCCCGGGGGATTGGTGCGGATTCCTGGCGGAATTTCGAGATCCTCGCCAGGAGTACCCTATGTATGAAAGTTCCTCGCCGCGTTGTATGGACGGTCCCGCGGGATTCCGCGGGAACTTATCCCGGTGCCCGGAGGAATCCTTCGGGAATCCGGGAGGAATGGAACTGAagggtatatataaatatatgtgcatGTATTAGTTACACAGCTAAGGTCAAGATAAGAggatacaaattattttttaaacctttttttttgagataaataattaaagggaaaaaaaaaaaataataaataaaaatgaataaattaaataaataaaaaaataaataaaataaattaatagaaaataaaaataataataattaataataataaataataattaattaataataaattaataataatagttaataataataagaaaacaTAACAGATACAAATTTaccctttttttataaaaaaaatcttgaaaCATGTAAAAAAAATCCCCTTTTAAACACCACTCACTATAGTTATGACCATAATCGTATATCGGATATATATTCATTCCTCTCCCCCCCACATCCCCCCTTAAATGTTAAGACATTAACCCTAAGACCTTTGATTAATGCCGGCTCaaaagacacacacaaaaaggGAGGCGAACAAAGCGAAGGAACAAAGTCTCGGTAATGAGACTGCCATTTCGATGATATGACatcttgtgttttgttttgtgtgttgggcTCTCCACTCGACTGGAGAGAAGTAGGAAGGACCCCTGAAGGACCTCTTTTGCACCCATCTCAATTACAGTCCTTCAGCGTGTGTAGGAGTCATCTTCTTATTTATCTGCACCCAAAAACCCAATTCCTTGGTCATTTCACCT
It encodes:
- the LOC108076024 gene encoding uncharacterized protein, with amino-acid sequence MANQNLEKYKENDKNPTPSSSGGSPNPISGRLEAHNRGQQEKSKQLGRVFDILERAKNNLRVMEEHRLSQMEGLKNLRARLFQENQDLRLMLPPSSSISAPILSLPGSSNKAAVTGNLLTATASSTSSFPRRKMSSKSVTIAQIPSQSRSLITSQPATPKASSSTIVRTPSRSRSLITSLPPSRTSSSRSLQSKKSQRIYKRSKHRMLPGNEDNVSAFSGESEKSATAKDLKQRLLSNFK